In the genome of Nocardia sp. NBC_00416, one region contains:
- a CDS encoding DUF3237 domain-containing protein, whose amino-acid sequence MTAPPVPGLEFAFQVEARLGPPEDHGVTRAGHRRVVPIVGGSMTGLVEARVLPGGADWQLIRPDGAIEIDTRYSAQTAAGAHIYIRTFGVRSGPPEVLEALLRGDPVDPAEYYFRLGVQLETADAGLAELERSLFVASAIREANTVRYNAYRVT is encoded by the coding sequence ATGACCGCCCCGCCCGTGCCCGGACTGGAGTTCGCGTTCCAGGTGGAAGCGCGGCTCGGGCCGCCGGAGGACCACGGCGTGACCCGCGCCGGACACCGCCGGGTGGTACCGATCGTCGGCGGTTCGATGACCGGCCTGGTCGAGGCGCGGGTGCTGCCCGGCGGCGCGGACTGGCAGCTGATCCGCCCGGACGGCGCGATCGAGATCGATACTCGCTACTCGGCGCAAACGGCCGCGGGCGCGCATATCTATATCCGTACCTTCGGGGTGCGCAGTGGCCCGCCGGAGGTGCTGGAGGCGTTGCTGCGCGGCGACCCGGTCGACCCGGCCGAATACTACTTCCGGCTCGGTGTGCAGCTGGAGACCGCAGACGCGGGCCTCGCGGAACTGGAGCGGTCCCTCTTCGTGGCGTCGGCGATCCGGGAAGCGAATACGGTCCGCTACAACGCTTATCGCGTCACCTGA
- a CDS encoding bifunctional 2-methylcitrate synthase/citrate synthase, with product MTEAAIPTIYKGLAGVVVDTTAISKVVPETNSLTYRGYAVQDLAAHCSFEQVAFLLWNGELPTDAELERFCQQERATRRADRSLLSLVTKLPENCHPMDVVRTAISYLGAEDPDEDDSSPKANRAKALRMFAVLPTIVAADHRRRRGLDPVTPHSHLGFAENFLTMCFGTVPPPELVRAFEVSLILYAEHSFNASTFAARVVTSTLSDIYSAVTAAIGALKGSLHGGANEAVMHDMVEIGDPARAEEWLRDKLAHKEKVMGFGHRVYKNGDSRVPTMKQAFLDIAAATEGQKWVRMYETLERTMDSATGIKPNLDFPTGPAYHLLGFDIEIFTPIFVMSRITGWTAHIIEQAESNALIRPLSEYVGVPQRSVVA from the coding sequence ATGACCGAGGCCGCAATACCCACCATCTACAAAGGTCTCGCCGGGGTCGTCGTCGACACCACCGCGATATCGAAGGTCGTCCCGGAAACGAACTCGCTGACCTACCGGGGGTACGCGGTACAGGACCTGGCCGCCCACTGCTCCTTCGAGCAGGTCGCGTTCCTGCTGTGGAACGGGGAACTGCCCACCGACGCGGAACTGGAACGTTTCTGCCAGCAGGAGCGGGCGACCCGGCGTGCGGACCGGTCGCTGCTGTCACTGGTGACCAAACTCCCGGAGAACTGCCACCCGATGGACGTGGTGCGCACCGCGATCAGCTACCTGGGCGCCGAAGACCCGGACGAGGACGATTCGTCGCCGAAGGCCAACCGCGCGAAGGCGCTGCGGATGTTCGCGGTGCTGCCCACGATCGTGGCCGCCGATCATCGCCGCCGGCGCGGACTCGATCCGGTCACACCCCACTCGCACCTGGGCTTCGCGGAGAACTTCCTCACTATGTGCTTCGGCACGGTGCCCCCGCCGGAGCTGGTCAGGGCGTTCGAGGTGTCGCTGATCCTCTACGCCGAGCACAGCTTCAACGCCTCCACCTTCGCCGCCCGGGTGGTGACCTCCACACTGTCCGATATCTACAGTGCCGTCACCGCCGCCATCGGCGCCCTGAAGGGATCGCTGCACGGCGGGGCGAACGAAGCGGTCATGCACGATATGGTCGAGATCGGCGATCCGGCGCGGGCCGAGGAATGGTTGCGCGACAAGCTCGCCCACAAAGAAAAGGTGATGGGCTTCGGCCACCGGGTCTACAAGAACGGGGACTCCCGGGTGCCGACGATGAAGCAGGCGTTCCTCGATATCGCGGCCGCCACCGAGGGGCAGAAGTGGGTGCGGATGTACGAAACACTCGAACGCACCATGGATTCCGCTACCGGGATAAAACCGAACCTCGATTTCCCCACCGGGCCCGCCTACCATCTGCTCGGATTCGATATCGAGATATTCACGCCGATCTTCGTGATGAGCCGCATCACCGGCTGGACCGCCCACATCATCGAACAGGCCGAATCGAACGCACTGATCCGGCCGCTCAGCGAATACGTGGGAGTACCGCAACGTTCCGTGGTCGCCTGA
- a CDS encoding M20 metallopeptidase family protein has protein sequence MTVSIADLILLRRDLHRNPEVGIRLPWTQARILRALDGLDLEISTGTATTSVTAVLRGGAAPAALRPTVLVRSDMDALPVVEATGLDYAAANGAMHACGHDLHMAILVGAAHRLAVRRDELAGDVVFVFQPGEENWGGALAMLAEGVLDAAGRRVDAALGLHVFSYDLPHAVFGMRRGAMMSASNAFTVDFAGSGGHGSAPQTARDPIVAAAEFVSALQTAITRSFGMLTPVVATVGQIVGGHSGNVIPDTARVGGTARAFTTADSARLRALISRVAHGVAGTHDVAASVELTEVAIPTVSADDEADFAIATARRQFGHGAVEVMDRPCTASEDFSWFLDRVPGAFVLLGACPPDRDPATAPSNHSPFAVFDDAVIARGVRFETEWTIARLRTLANIGPAAAGAG, from the coding sequence GTGACCGTTTCGATCGCCGATCTGATCCTGTTGCGTCGAGACCTGCACCGCAACCCGGAGGTGGGGATCCGGCTGCCGTGGACCCAGGCCCGGATCCTGCGCGCGCTCGACGGCCTCGACCTCGAGATATCCACGGGTACGGCCACGACCTCGGTCACCGCTGTCCTGCGCGGCGGCGCGGCCCCGGCTGCGCTGCGCCCCACGGTCCTGGTCAGGTCGGATATGGACGCGCTCCCAGTGGTCGAGGCCACCGGGCTGGACTATGCCGCCGCCAACGGCGCCATGCACGCCTGCGGCCACGACCTGCACATGGCGATCCTGGTCGGCGCGGCCCACCGGCTCGCCGTCCGCCGCGACGAGCTGGCCGGGGACGTGGTGTTCGTGTTCCAGCCCGGGGAGGAGAACTGGGGCGGCGCCCTGGCGATGCTGGCGGAAGGGGTCCTCGATGCCGCGGGGCGGCGCGTCGATGCCGCGCTGGGCCTGCACGTGTTCTCCTACGATCTGCCGCACGCGGTGTTCGGAATGCGTCGCGGCGCGATGATGTCGGCGTCGAACGCGTTCACCGTCGACTTCGCGGGCAGCGGCGGACACGGTTCGGCGCCGCAGACCGCGCGCGACCCGATCGTCGCCGCCGCGGAATTCGTCTCGGCCCTGCAGACCGCGATCACCAGGTCCTTCGGCATGCTCACCCCGGTTGTCGCGACGGTCGGGCAGATCGTGGGCGGCCACAGCGGCAATGTCATCCCCGATACGGCCCGGGTCGGTGGTACGGCGCGGGCGTTCACCACCGCAGACTCGGCGCGGCTGCGCGCGCTGATCTCCCGGGTGGCGCACGGTGTCGCCGGCACCCACGATGTGGCGGCGTCGGTGGAATTGACGGAGGTCGCGATCCCGACCGTCAGCGCGGACGACGAGGCGGATTTCGCCATCGCCACCGCCCGGCGCCAGTTCGGGCACGGCGCGGTGGAGGTAATGGACAGGCCCTGCACCGCATCCGAGGACTTCTCCTGGTTCCTGGACCGGGTCCCGGGTGCGTTCGTCCTGCTCGGCGCCTGCCCGCCGGACCGCGACCCGGCGACGGCGCCGTCGAACCACTCGCCGTTCGCGGTGTTCGACGACGCCGTGATCGCCCGCGGGGTGCGCTTCGAGACCGAATGGACCATCGCGCGGTTGCGCACGCTCGCGAATATCGGCCCGGCCGCTGCCGGGGCCGGCTAG
- a CDS encoding dihydrodipicolinate synthase family protein produces the protein MEWFGQAREWAGQARGRLYAAPATPFDASGAARPEFATEYFRALVAAGADGLAIAAHTGRGPHLSAPVRTELIRTARRAGAATVAGVENAAEVAVAAAAGAEAVLVFPVPGDTSSVLRRLDELWAAAELPLIAFDLYTAPYPDATFAAIVEHPAVAAVKLARLSEAIACQDRIALVRDRGKLAVTGEDRMFGASLTWGAETALVGIAAAAVGLTRAVLDTFSGSDLPAFREATRRLDAFAATTFREPFDGYVQRMAWIAGAEGLLPPDLLTDPYAPPLPHDEKARVLAAFGRLASDQPARAS, from the coding sequence ATGGAGTGGTTCGGGCAAGCGCGCGAGTGGGCGGGGCAGGCACGCGGCCGCCTGTACGCGGCCCCCGCCACACCGTTCGACGCGTCGGGCGCCGCCCGGCCCGAATTCGCGACCGAGTACTTCCGCGCGCTGGTCGCGGCCGGAGCCGATGGTCTGGCGATTGCCGCCCACACCGGCCGCGGACCGCATCTGTCCGCTCCCGTACGCACGGAGTTGATCCGCACGGCCCGGCGCGCCGGCGCCGCGACGGTCGCCGGTGTCGAGAACGCCGCGGAGGTCGCGGTGGCGGCGGCCGCGGGCGCCGAAGCGGTCCTGGTGTTCCCGGTACCGGGCGACACCTCGTCGGTGCTGCGTCGGCTCGACGAACTCTGGGCGGCGGCCGAACTGCCGCTGATCGCGTTCGACCTGTACACCGCGCCCTATCCGGACGCGACCTTTGCCGCGATCGTGGAGCACCCCGCGGTGGCGGCGGTAAAACTCGCCCGGCTCTCGGAGGCCATCGCGTGCCAGGACCGGATCGCCCTGGTCCGCGACCGCGGCAAACTCGCCGTCACCGGTGAAGACCGCATGTTCGGCGCCTCGCTGACCTGGGGCGCCGAGACCGCGCTCGTCGGCATCGCCGCCGCCGCGGTGGGTCTCACCCGCGCCGTGCTCGATACCTTCTCCGGCTCCGATCTCCCTGCTTTCCGCGAGGCCACTCGGCGGCTCGACGCGTTCGCGGCGACGACCTTCCGGGAACCTTTCGACGGGTACGTCCAGCGTATGGCCTGGATCGCGGGGGCCGAGGGCCTGCTGCCGCCGGACCTGCTGACCGACCCCTACGCTCCCCCGCTTCCGCACGACGAGAAAGCCCGTGTCCTGGCCGCCTTCGGCCGGCTCGCGTCCGATCAGCCCGCCCGCGCGAGCTGA
- a CDS encoding flavin-dependent oxidoreductase: protein MSIVIAGAGIGGLTAALSLHEAGFRDIGVYESVDTLRPLGVGINLLPHAVRELTELGLGERMAALGVAPGTLAYYNRHGQEIWSEPRGLAAGYHWPQLSVHRGRLQLELLAAVRERLGADAVRTGHRLVTADPSGIARFETASGAVDVPAELIVGADGIHSAMRRRHRPDEGAPVWNGLTLWRGTARAPGFLDGRTMIMAGDAEQKFVAYPIGDAINFIAERRTGARGGHHADWNRAVDPAPIIELFREWRFPWLDVPGLLSAADEILEYPMVDRDPLDRWTDGRTALLGDAAHPMYPNGSNGASQAVLDARTLAFHLATAPSTEQGLAAYEAERRPATTALVLSNRRQGPEQVMVLAHERAPDGFAHIHDVVSPQELTEIATGYKKAAGFHPDALNARPSLTPPAAVRTLGPSGVVP from the coding sequence ATGAGCATCGTGATCGCCGGTGCAGGCATCGGCGGCCTGACTGCGGCGCTGAGTCTGCACGAGGCCGGATTCCGGGATATCGGCGTGTACGAGAGCGTCGACACCCTCCGACCGCTCGGAGTCGGGATCAATCTCCTCCCCCACGCGGTCCGCGAACTCACCGAACTGGGCCTCGGGGAACGAATGGCCGCGCTGGGCGTGGCGCCGGGCACGCTCGCCTACTACAACCGGCACGGGCAGGAGATCTGGTCCGAACCGCGCGGGCTCGCCGCGGGCTACCACTGGCCACAGTTGTCGGTCCATCGCGGCCGGCTCCAGCTGGAACTGCTCGCCGCCGTCCGGGAGCGGCTGGGCGCGGATGCCGTCCGCACCGGGCATCGTCTCGTCACCGCCGATCCGTCCGGTATCGCCCGGTTCGAGACTGCCTCCGGTGCGGTGGATGTGCCCGCGGAGCTGATAGTCGGCGCCGACGGCATCCATTCGGCTATGCGTCGCCGGCACCGGCCCGACGAAGGCGCGCCGGTATGGAACGGTCTGACGCTGTGGCGTGGCACCGCCCGGGCGCCCGGATTCCTCGACGGCCGCACCATGATCATGGCCGGCGACGCGGAACAGAAGTTCGTCGCCTACCCGATCGGCGACGCGATCAACTTCATCGCCGAACGGCGAACCGGCGCACGCGGCGGGCACCACGCCGACTGGAACCGCGCCGTCGACCCGGCGCCGATCATCGAACTGTTCCGGGAGTGGCGGTTCCCGTGGCTGGATGTGCCCGGACTGCTGTCGGCCGCCGACGAGATCCTCGAATACCCCATGGTGGACCGGGACCCGCTCGACCGGTGGACCGACGGGCGGACCGCATTGCTCGGCGACGCCGCGCATCCGATGTACCCGAACGGTTCCAACGGGGCCTCCCAGGCCGTGCTGGACGCGCGGACACTCGCGTTCCACCTGGCCACCGCACCCTCCACCGAACAGGGTCTCGCGGCGTACGAGGCGGAACGGCGGCCGGCCACGACCGCGCTGGTACTGAGCAATCGCCGGCAGGGACCCGAGCAGGTCATGGTGCTCGCTCACGAACGGGCCCCCGACGGGTTCGCGCACATCCACGATGTCGTCTCGCCGCAGGAACTCACCGAGATCGCCACCGGATACAAGAAGGCGGCCGGATTCCACCCGGACGCGCTCAATGCCCGGCCCTCGCTGACCCCGCCGGCCGCGGTCCGCACCCTCGGCCCATCCGGGGTGGTTCCGTGA
- a CDS encoding cold-shock protein → MAQGTVKWFNGEKGFGFIAQDGGGPDVFVHYSAIGGSGFKSLEEGQRVEFEIGQGQKGPQAQDVRAI, encoded by the coding sequence ATGGCTCAAGGCACTGTCAAGTGGTTCAACGGCGAGAAGGGCTTCGGCTTCATCGCCCAAGACGGAGGCGGCCCCGACGTCTTCGTGCATTACTCCGCCATCGGCGGCTCGGGTTTCAAATCCCTCGAAGAGGGTCAGCGGGTGGAGTTCGAGATCGGCCAGGGCCAGAAGGGTCCGCAGGCTCAGGACGTCCGCGCTATCTGA
- the prpB gene encoding methylisocitrate lyase: MSGLLAAATPAADKRVNFRAGLTSGRIQRFPGAFNPLVATLIQEIGFEGVYVSGAVVSAELGLPDIGLTTLSEVSGRGQQIARVTDLPVLIDADTGFGEPMNAARTVTVLEDAGIAGCHLEDQVNPKRCGHLDGKSVVPAAEMVRRLRAAVSARRDPNFVLCARTDAAGIEGIDAAIERAKAYADAGADLIFTEALSGAAEFEKFRAAVPTPLLANMTEFGKSELLSAATLESIGYNAVIYPVSTLRLAMWAAETGLREIYDRGTQEGLLDRMQHRSRLYELLAYERYSEFDSDIFDFTLGRNQ; encoded by the coding sequence ATGAGTGGACTGCTCGCCGCCGCTACCCCGGCCGCCGATAAGCGGGTGAACTTCCGCGCCGGCCTCACCTCGGGGCGTATCCAGCGTTTCCCCGGTGCGTTCAATCCGTTGGTCGCCACGTTGATCCAGGAGATCGGTTTCGAGGGCGTCTATGTCTCGGGCGCGGTGGTCTCCGCGGAGCTCGGCCTGCCCGATATCGGCTTGACGACGTTGAGCGAGGTCTCCGGACGCGGGCAGCAGATCGCCCGGGTCACCGATCTGCCGGTACTGATCGACGCGGACACCGGATTCGGCGAACCCATGAACGCCGCCCGCACCGTGACCGTGCTGGAAGACGCCGGGATCGCCGGCTGTCACCTCGAGGATCAGGTGAACCCCAAACGCTGCGGGCACCTCGACGGCAAATCGGTGGTGCCGGCCGCGGAGATGGTGCGGCGGTTGCGGGCGGCGGTATCGGCGCGCCGGGACCCGAATTTCGTGCTCTGTGCGCGCACCGACGCGGCCGGGATCGAAGGTATCGACGCCGCGATCGAGCGGGCGAAGGCCTACGCCGACGCGGGCGCTGATCTGATCTTCACCGAAGCACTGTCCGGCGCCGCGGAATTCGAGAAGTTCCGGGCGGCGGTGCCGACCCCGCTACTGGCGAATATGACCGAATTCGGCAAATCGGAACTACTCTCGGCGGCCACGCTGGAATCGATCGGGTACAACGCGGTGATCTATCCGGTCTCGACACTGCGACTGGCCATGTGGGCCGCCGAGACCGGGCTGCGCGAAATCTATGACCGGGGAACTCAGGAAGGCCTCCTGGACCGGATGCAGCACCGCAGCAGGCTCTACGAACTGCTCGCCTACGAGCGCTACAGCGAATTCGACTCGGATATCTTCGATTTCACTCTGGGAAGGAACCAGTGA
- the prpD gene encoding 2-methylcitrate dehydratase PrpD, whose product MKNHLVRTHRSAENFPREQHLAWRIAEVAADPVEVVPDTAEMIVNRIIDNAAVAAAALVRPPVVNARAQAEAHPYRPGATVFGVGGGFSPEWAAWANGVAVRELDFHDTFLAAEYSHPGDNIAPILAVAQHAGRSGRDLIRGVATGYEIQVDLVRGICLHEHKIDHVAHLGPSAAAGIGTLLGLDTETVYQAVGQALHTTTATRQSRKGEISSWKAYAPAFAGKMAVEAVDRALRGEGAPSPIWEGEDGVIARLLGGPQIEYSVPLPGPGEPKRGILDTYTKEHSAEYQSQAPIDLARRMRDRIGDLDQIASIVLHTSHHTHVVIGTGSGDPQKFDPHASRETLDHSVPYIFAVALQDGAWHHERSYAPERARRPDTVELWRRISTAEDPEWTRRYHSTDPAEQAFGARAEVTLKSGEVIVDELAVADAHPVGARPFARDQYIAKFRTLADGVVTATEQDRFLEAAQRTAALSAGELNQLTFTVSADVLARAPRQPKGLF is encoded by the coding sequence GTGAAGAACCATCTCGTCCGCACCCATCGCTCGGCCGAGAATTTTCCGCGCGAACAGCATCTGGCATGGCGGATCGCGGAGGTCGCCGCGGATCCGGTGGAGGTGGTCCCGGACACCGCGGAGATGATCGTCAACCGGATCATCGACAACGCGGCGGTCGCGGCCGCCGCACTGGTGCGCCCGCCGGTCGTCAACGCCCGGGCGCAGGCGGAGGCCCATCCGTATCGGCCCGGGGCGACGGTGTTCGGCGTCGGCGGCGGCTTCTCACCGGAGTGGGCCGCCTGGGCCAACGGCGTCGCGGTCCGCGAACTCGACTTCCACGACACCTTCCTCGCGGCCGAATACTCCCACCCGGGGGACAACATCGCGCCGATTCTGGCCGTGGCCCAGCACGCCGGCCGGTCCGGCCGGGACCTGATCCGCGGGGTGGCGACCGGCTACGAGATCCAGGTGGATCTGGTGCGCGGGATCTGCCTGCACGAGCACAAGATCGATCACGTCGCGCATCTGGGCCCCTCGGCGGCCGCCGGTATCGGCACCCTGCTCGGCCTGGACACCGAGACCGTCTATCAGGCCGTCGGCCAGGCCCTGCACACCACTACCGCGACCCGGCAGTCCCGCAAGGGCGAGATCTCGAGCTGGAAGGCCTACGCGCCCGCGTTCGCGGGAAAAATGGCGGTCGAAGCCGTCGATCGCGCACTGCGCGGCGAAGGCGCACCGTCCCCGATCTGGGAAGGCGAGGACGGCGTGATCGCCCGGCTGCTGGGCGGCCCGCAGATCGAGTACTCCGTGCCGCTGCCCGGGCCGGGTGAGCCCAAACGCGGGATCCTCGACACCTACACCAAGGAACACTCCGCCGAATATCAGAGCCAGGCGCCGATCGACCTGGCCCGCCGGATGCGCGACCGGATCGGTGACCTGGACCAGATCGCCTCGATCGTGCTGCACACCAGCCACCACACCCACGTCGTGATCGGCACGGGCTCCGGCGACCCGCAGAAATTCGATCCGCACGCGTCCCGTGAGACGCTCGACCATTCGGTGCCCTATATCTTCGCCGTCGCCCTGCAGGACGGCGCCTGGCATCACGAGCGTTCCTACGCTCCCGAGCGGGCGCGGCGGCCCGACACCGTGGAACTGTGGCGCAGGATCTCCACTGCCGAAGATCCCGAATGGACCCGCCGGTACCACTCCACCGACCCGGCGGAGCAGGCCTTCGGCGCGCGGGCCGAGGTCACCCTGAAGAGCGGTGAGGTGATCGTCGACGAACTCGCCGTCGCCGATGCCCACCCGGTGGGCGCGCGGCCCTTCGCCCGCGACCAGTACATCGCGAAATTCCGCACCCTCGCCGACGGGGTCGTCACCGCGACCGAACAGGACCGTTTCCTCGAGGCCGCGCAGCGCACCGCGGCACTCAGCGCCGGGGAGCTGAACCAATTGACCTTCACGGTGTCCGCGGACGTCCTGGCCCGCGCCCCCCGGCAGCCGAAAGGACTGTTCTGA
- a CDS encoding nitroreductase family deazaflavin-dependent oxidoreductase has product MTTPFPQWQWGSSDNPLSRAADRFAATAAGSRLIRTIAPLDRRLLERTGAKYTLLGPIGAPVLLLTTTGRRSGQPRTQPLLYVYGGDTLYVIGSNFGGARHPAWTANLLAAPRATVAIAGERIPVAATPVRGEAAEQIFQRFVEVAGAYAAYRDRTTRDLRIFALTRA; this is encoded by the coding sequence ATGACGACGCCTTTCCCGCAGTGGCAGTGGGGTTCCTCGGACAATCCGCTGTCCCGCGCGGCGGACAGGTTCGCCGCGACCGCGGCCGGGTCGCGACTGATCCGCACCATCGCGCCGCTGGATCGCCGGTTGCTCGAGCGCACCGGCGCCAAGTACACCCTGCTGGGCCCGATCGGCGCACCGGTGCTCCTGCTGACCACCACGGGTCGCAGATCCGGGCAGCCGCGCACCCAGCCACTGCTGTACGTGTACGGCGGCGACACCCTCTATGTCATCGGCAGCAACTTCGGCGGGGCCCGCCATCCCGCTTGGACCGCCAACCTCCTCGCTGCGCCGCGCGCGACCGTGGCCATCGCGGGAGAGCGTATACCGGTCGCCGCGACTCCGGTCCGGGGAGAGGCGGCGGAGCAGATCTTCCAGCGCTTCGTCGAAGTCGCGGGGGCCTACGCCGCCTACCGCGACCGAACCACTCGCGATCTGCGCATCTTCGCCCTGACTCGCGCCTGA
- a CDS encoding CocE/NonD family hydrolase — protein MNVVRRRVSRWIQARTIEGLVPGPYDITIRKGLRVPMDDGVELLADLITPIGDTDPRRPTIVIRGPYGRSGPVAGQARALAREGFPVLFQSCRGTWGSGGVFTPQIDEQRDGIATHRWVRKQPWATGAVVTFGPSYMGFTQWAVAAKLQREDPATAPDALCLVTTMPDFGEITWENAAFSLRNALGWTQMMDRMIHRELFSMILGQLRPDPALRKAFDVLPLSDGDVAANGRRVHWYQDWVGHERLTDDYWTQQSYTASIPDVTAPVYMITGWYDIFLPSQLRNYAQLVAAGRPPRLTLGPWGHLSRGMGAPTIRETVGFLDEHFTAAPSERAAPVRAYRTGAGQWHDLPSWPPPGTTTDSLTLQSGGGLGSGLPDGGVTRYVYDPADPTPALGGPSLQPKSGPVDNAAHERRADVTVFRGDPLPAPVTVAGEPVARIRFRSSQPSADLFVRICDVHPDGRSMTVCDGIRRIGGSAAAATDPRPDPDGFREIDIALWPTFHRFAAGHRISVQISSGAHPRYARNPGSGEPAAAATTTHRATQEISHDPAAPSRIDLPVWAP, from the coding sequence ATGAACGTAGTGCGCCGGCGCGTCTCCCGATGGATACAGGCGCGGACCATCGAAGGACTCGTCCCCGGCCCGTACGACATCACGATCCGGAAAGGCCTGCGCGTCCCGATGGACGACGGTGTCGAACTCCTCGCCGACCTCATCACACCGATCGGCGATACCGATCCGCGCCGGCCGACGATCGTGATCCGAGGCCCGTACGGCAGAAGCGGGCCGGTCGCGGGTCAGGCCCGGGCGCTGGCCCGGGAAGGGTTCCCGGTGCTGTTCCAGAGCTGCCGGGGAACGTGGGGGTCCGGTGGTGTCTTCACCCCGCAGATCGACGAGCAGCGCGACGGTATCGCGACCCACCGCTGGGTGCGCAAACAGCCGTGGGCCACCGGCGCGGTGGTGACTTTCGGGCCCAGCTATATGGGTTTCACCCAGTGGGCGGTGGCGGCGAAACTCCAGCGGGAGGATCCGGCCACTGCGCCGGACGCGCTCTGCCTGGTCACCACCATGCCCGACTTCGGCGAGATCACCTGGGAAAACGCCGCGTTCTCGCTGCGCAACGCACTGGGTTGGACGCAGATGATGGACCGGATGATCCATCGCGAACTGTTCTCGATGATCCTGGGCCAACTGCGCCCGGACCCCGCGCTGCGCAAGGCTTTCGATGTGCTGCCGCTGTCCGACGGTGACGTGGCCGCGAACGGCCGCCGCGTGCACTGGTACCAGGACTGGGTCGGCCACGAGCGGCTCACCGACGACTACTGGACCCAGCAGTCGTATACCGCGTCGATTCCCGACGTCACCGCGCCCGTCTACATGATCACCGGCTGGTACGACATCTTCCTCCCGTCGCAGCTGCGCAATTACGCCCAGCTCGTCGCGGCGGGACGGCCGCCGCGGCTCACCCTCGGCCCGTGGGGTCATCTGTCCCGGGGAATGGGCGCGCCGACGATCCGCGAAACGGTCGGTTTCCTCGACGAGCACTTCACCGCAGCGCCGAGCGAGCGGGCGGCGCCCGTCCGCGCGTACCGCACCGGCGCCGGGCAGTGGCACGACCTCCCGTCCTGGCCGCCGCCCGGCACGACGACCGATTCGCTCACCCTGCAGAGCGGGGGCGGGCTCGGATCCGGCCTGCCCGACGGCGGTGTCACCAGGTATGTCTACGACCCCGCCGATCCCACCCCGGCCCTCGGCGGTCCCAGCCTGCAACCGAAATCGGGCCCGGTCGACAACGCGGCCCATGAGCGCCGCGCCGATGTGACGGTGTTCCGCGGTGACCCGCTACCCGCCCCGGTCACCGTCGCCGGCGAGCCGGTGGCCCGGATCCGGTTCCGCTCGTCGCAGCCCAGCGCGGACCTCTTCGTCCGGATCTGCGATGTGCATCCGGACGGACGGTCGATGACCGTCTGCGACGGTATCCGCCGTATCGGCGGCAGCGCCGCGGCCGCCACCGACCCGCGGCCGGACCCGGACGGGTTCCGGGAGATCGATATCGCGCTGTGGCCCACCTTCCACCGCTTCGCGGCCGGTCACCGCATCAGCGTGCAGATCAGCTCCGGTGCGCACCCCCGGTACGCCCGCAACCCGGGGTCCGGCGAGCCGGCCGCCGCCGCGACCACCACGCACCGCGCCACCCAAGAGATCTCACACGACCCGGCGGCGCCGTCCCGAATCGATCTCCCGGTGTGGGCGCCGTGA
- a CDS encoding MarR family transcriptional regulator, whose amino-acid sequence MTALDPARLAAVISPLRRTLLTAARAVERLPEIPDAQIEIIRALPRGSVTTSGELAGRLGLSRSTVSNLLTAMEASGLIERRPRPGDRRRIEIRTTARARDLFDRFDLASSALVTDAAATLDPADRAALAAALPALEHLREALQRLHIPEDTE is encoded by the coding sequence GTGACCGCGCTCGATCCGGCGCGGCTGGCCGCGGTGATCTCACCGTTGCGCCGCACACTGCTCACCGCCGCCCGGGCCGTCGAACGGCTGCCGGAGATCCCGGACGCGCAGATCGAGATCATCCGGGCACTGCCCCGGGGCAGCGTCACCACATCGGGTGAACTCGCCGGGCGGCTCGGCCTGAGCCGCTCCACCGTCAGCAATCTGCTCACCGCCATGGAGGCGAGCGGGCTCATCGAGCGCCGCCCCCGCCCGGGCGATCGCCGCCGTATCGAGATCCGCACTACCGCGCGCGCCCGTGATCTCTTCGACCGTTTCGACCTGGCAAGCAGCGCCCTGGTCACCGATGCCGCGGCGACTCTCGACCCGGCAGACCGCGCCGCCCTGGCCGCCGCCCTCCCCGCACTCGAACACCTGCGCGAAGCCCTGCAGCGACTCCATATCCCAGAGGACACCGAATGA